The sequence CCACACTGCTGTGCCTGATCCTCACAGACATCAATGGTGTGGCACACAAATAGCACAGAAATGGATCGCTCTATACAGAGATGATCACTAGGCCTCAAGATTCTACAAGTTATTTTGTAAGAGCTATTAagtataatttttgttttcctctctgttaaTATTGCTAGAACAATCAAATATTTCACATAGCTTTTGGTGCCCATGTGGTCTTTTAAGAACTGTGTTTTATCCCCATACATCTTCATGCTatagttttcctttttaaaattttcctccCTTAGTGACATGCCTGCCCCACCACAGGAGACAAAACCACAGCAATGTTTGCAGTCACTCTGCACACAGCATCACATATTTCCTTCACATTCTGAAACCAGTGTTCAGCCCTAACCCTTACCTTTCACACTGCTGCCAGAACAACTAAGCAGCACACAGTTCAGGAATACTACATGCTCATATTTTAATCTCCAGCTTCTTGGGAGTTCTAGAGCTTAGGTTAAGCTCAAGCTAAGCACCCAAGACAGCTAACTTATAGCTATTTCAGATTTGTGGAAAGGATTAGCGGCCAGACATTGCAGGGCAGATGCATCTTTGCATTACACAAAAAGGCCTGAACAAGTCATAATACTATTTACCATTGGCTTGCAGGACCAAAAAAGAAGAGCCACAGGCAAGCACACATATCGCTGAAAAGAACAGTTATAATTCTGTCAAGCATTTAATGTGCTGAATTTAAGGTTACAATGTTACTCAATActcaaaagcaagcagaagccTCTGAGTGAAACCCTTCTGGCTATCAGAAATGtactgaagaaaaagaacatgGGGAAACTTCATATAGTCTTTCAGATGTGGTTTGTGTATGATTTCAGATACACAGGATCCCCTCAGATGGGATAGGAAATTTCCACATGAACTTCACAGTAGTGCATGGAATTGGGAAATTCAAAGACAACCAATCAGTAAGCAGCTTCATGTGCATCTATATCCACTCTGGATTTAGAGAGTCATGGGAAAATTATAATCATAGGGTAAAAGTATGGATGAAGTAGTAGATCAACAAACTCCATGAAGAAACTCTAATTACTCTACAAGAGCAGTTCACACTCTTCTCTAAGCAAACCTACAACTTAAActtcaggagaaaaaagggtGTTAAATTTACTCAATCAAaaagaattttggggtttgttttcagCTAGATTCCTTgagaaagaaaaccccaaaaccaaaaacaacactTACAGTAAAACTGTGAAATCTTGTCTTACGTAATATCCTAAACTACTGTCTTGCTTTGTAAATGCACCTAACAGCTTATGAATTTCTCATCCTTACTCAATAACACCTTAAAGAGCTTTAACTGAGGTAGCCACTAAAACATCACCATACATTAGCAATGCCAACACAAGGTGAAAAGCTCAACCAAGATGCTCAAGAAAAGTCAGCTAGCATTGCTtccaaaaatgtaattttctctcTCACTCTTTTCTTCCAAATCTTACTTTacttcccttttctcttcttgCCCATCTCTaacaaacagcaacaaagaAAAGTTTAGCTTTCCAGTTCATTTGTAAAATGTCCTCGGatttccaaaatgaaattttcaaatGAAGAATAGGTGaatttagttttaaattaatGTCATTTAGAACACTGACACTGAAGGACAATCTGCACTCTCAATGACTGACACCTGAGGTCTCAGCTCTATCATCTTCCTGCACATGCTTAAGTTCTAGAAGCTGTAGAAAGACACCTGCAAGGGGAAAACACAGAAGCAGTGAAAAGGTCCCTTTCGTTTTAAGTCTCACCTATATATGTAAACACACAAAGAATCACCTATTAATTCCCTGTCTTTCAAGTACTCAGGAAGTTAAATTGCAATTACCAGTCCTCTAGCTAAAAAGTACAATGATCTGTCATATCCTGGACCTTTGTAGTCACAATCATTGttcaaaatgaaagcattttcaaattACTTGTACAGCTATGGTAGCCTATGCTCAAATTCAACATAAAAAACAACTAGCTTTAAGGATAATTAATACCCTGGTATTCTTGAAAACACTTTCAAGAATTTTTTATGGTCCTTTATCAGAGACTTTTTCAAAGTAATTCAGAACCTTGTCTATCAACGTCCAAATCAAACAACCAATCAAACAAGAAAACTCCAACTGAAAATCACCCCAATATCTATGTTGTTTAGTACACATATATTGCAGAATGTACATGTGGGTAAATATCTACACTGTACACATACAAGTACATGTACTGTAAACATCCAGTTCTGACTTCTTTTTTTCAACCACTATTTGGAATTTGAGTGTCCTCTCCAATTGGCAGAATGTTTTAATGCATATATAGAAATGTAAAGTTGCATTTCAGCCATATTGCATTGACCCAAAGCAGCCCAAAACCTCTGGTTCTAAGATATATACTTGCCAAATGAAAAAGTCTGAAGAGAAAAACCATGCTCTCGCTTAAAAAAATAGAGCACTAATGAGTGTGACGTGCCTAATACTGGTTTCTCAGTATAGAGCAGATATTGTGTATATATTcccaaatataaaaataaaatggtacAAATTGCATGCAACTGTACATAGTGCAGTTCAAGCAATATCAAGGTATTATCCTTATTTTCTGAAGCATGTGGACAACAGCAAACTGCAAGGTGATAATTGTAATGCGGTCCTTGGGTTTCTTCTtccacagagacaaaaaaaagcaatttttatttcaaaaaactCTCGTCCACAACAGGGAGACATCAAACAATTTAACTATGATAACTGTACTGTGAagaatttctgaattttcttaCACATCTAGATTATGCAAAGGGCTTATTGTTTGAAGTACTTTGCTAGAACTCCTTTTTCACAAACCACAACACACCAAATAAAGTGTTTCCTGCTTTCATTACACTCAGTTGTTAATCAGGTGGAAGTAGATGAAGGTGGTTTATTACAACATTATAAAACTAACCTCATCCTTATGAAGCATATGTAATGCACAAATTAAAGATTCCAGTTAAGCATCACCATATACTAACCCTTTATATTTGTATAACATAACCAGCTAAGAAATTGTTACTACTGAAATCATACACAGGCACATTGCTATATCATACTTACTttatagttttctttttaaaacattccACAACTGACTTGGCTTTTAGGTCACTTTTGTCCATTTCATCTATTTAGACGCTGTGTTACCACTTCTCTGTACATGATAGAGATATAtatcagcagcagaaaaatgacAAAGAAATCATCCAAGAACCCCAGAATTCCAAACAGAGCttcaggaagaaaatccagAGGTGAAGCCAGGTACAGCAAGGCTCCAATCAAGCAGAGGAATATCCTGATGCGAAACATCCAGAAGAGGCCCcctacagaaaacatctccctgaaAGCATGTCGCAATAAAGTGGGGAGATCCATAATTCTTTCCATAATCTAtaaagaaagaatttaaaagtTAGTATTTTGCTTTAGCAACTCATCCATGCTAAACTGAAGTTTCTACTACTACATTACATCTTCGATTCTGTTAGTTTATaggaattaaaacaaaatccgGGAAGAGTTATTGAGTTTAGTTTTACCAGGTAGAAAGGCATTAGAATATATATGTTTTCAAGAAACAGTTAAACTGTGTTATTCTACAATGAAAAGCATACACTTAATATACATTACGAGAAAATATACTGGCATCtattataaaggaaaataatagaggaaaacaaatgATTGGGAAAGTAAGAAACAGCAAACAGCTTAACTGGAGTAAAATATTGATCAGAATGCAAGACAAACCAGGATTGTGAGAAAAAACCTAATAGGCAAAGTAGAATAGGTTACAGTTTTTCAGAAACACAATACCCCCTCTCCTAGTGTATAACCAGTGATTCACACAAGTTTCCAAAGGATGGATGAAGCTTCAAAGTAAACTAAAGAACCTTTAAATAAATCCATTCCTGCCTCCTTTCCATTTTGCTATGATTCTGCCAGCTTAGCAAGAGACtgctcaaaagaaaatattcaggtTTTTGTTGTGATGAGCAGGGAGGGGTGAACTTTAAAACTTCTTTTATACTGGCTCCCTTCTATGGTACACAATTTCTACACAGAGCTGTTAAACTCCAAATAGACTGACTTAGTGCCACAGCTGAAAAAGtttttgagaaagaaatttTGTATGTGGTAACATTGTATAAATCAAAGACAATTTATCTAGTCCAATTAGGGCTTTAGTGCACATTTCTGGCATGACCTCAGACAGGTTACTGGGGACTAGACACAGCTCGCAGAGAGGTCTAATGGAGCCTGAAAGGCAGTTTCAACCTCTTCTGGACAAAACCCATACACTTTGTGGTTTAGAAAAATACTCCTCCCTCTACTGTCTCTTTGTAatgtacatttttcttttaatgtctttttaCTATATCCAAATCCCATTACAAATGAAGACAAGCGGGGAGGTTACTAGTATGCGTGTGTGTGCATTTCACCTTGCGACACAGGACACGCACACAGGAGATTGGCTCACAAGGCGACTTTCTAACATTTGTAGAACTTTGAGCACCCCTCTTAGctatttacagaagaaaaattattttttcctacactcagaaaggagaaaaaatactgtaatatagactagggaaaaaaaatcaagacaaCATACAGCTGTCTGAGGAGAAAGGCACAGAGTAGAACTTCATATTCTTCTTTAATCAGTGTAAAAAGACCAATGAAGTGAATATTCTTCCTTGCATgtcatttatttaattaagtATTTTTACTGACTAATTATCGATACTTTCAAAATAATGACTCATATCTAAAAACCAACTTAACACATGAATACTTGAGAAAACTCAAGACTTATTAGATTCTCACTTACAAGAAAAAAGTAAGTTTCCCTACATTTTCATAAATgacaaatatataattttggGTTTGGCCTAACCATTTCAATATGAATTTCCTAAAGAAAAGTTGCCTAGGCCCTAAGCATCAGGAAGAGAAAATCCATAtcccagggaaaggaaaaaaaagaagggggggaaaaataaaaaaattgctcTCAAACTCTCCTGACACCATTGACTTCCTAAATTTACCTAAAACTTACCGATCTGGGCTGTCCTGAAAATCTTCGATTGTAATCATTAACATCTTGAAACACTTGGGCTGCACCCTGCTGATCTTCACCGAAGAGTGGTAAGAATAGTGTTACCTAGGCACAGCAGGGAGATTATGTTACACATGCAAATGTAAAACAGTCATCTTTAGTTAActatacaaacaaaaaaatttttggttttgttgaaTAGTTAATAGGAGAATAACCTGAAAATTACTAGCATGGGTACTGCTATTAGATTTTAACTAATTAATTCCTTACAGCTCCTTacagaatattaatttttaaagagattgttaaaaaaaagcacagaataaCCTTCCTTTTAAGAGAGGCTTCCTAAACACCTAAATGCTTTATGTTTCATAAGTGGGACAAATGATTTGGAGAACAAAGCTAATTTACCAAATTaatctaattttcttttctaaattgGAAATAGAATAAAGCAATCAATGAGgcctttcttttcctatttttaggATTGCTTTGCATAACAACAATCATGTAGTAAAACTCATGGTTTCGCATATGGATCTTCATACCAAGATGAATTAAGAAAAAGATATTAACCTTAAACTATTTTGTATGGACAGAGAACTTTGCTCTGTTCTTGGGTTAACTTTCATGCAAACATAGAGAAATAAGACATATGTGAGTATGACCTTACTCACATATATGTTATCTTTCTATATAGACGTTGCTGAGACTTCTATTTGGAAGCAATGTACAGgtaaaaatgcagattttcaggGGAAACAGGGAAGGCATAGTGCTTTAAATTATTATAGTCTTCAGAAGCTTCCTCTGTAACTAACTGGCGACTAAATATAAATCTGTGTGGCAGTCACATTCAGAAACGAGAGCATGAGAAGACCTACATTCAACTTCTGGTCCTGCCACAAAGATCTACATTCAACTTCTGGTCCTGTTGTATGCCTCATGTTCATGTATACATCTTTCCCTTCACCATTTATAATTCAGGGTTAGAACGAATACATAACCATGCAAACAGTGCCACCTAATATACCTGTTACTCAGAaaaacataaatgaaaataGATATAAGGAAAGacaataaagaaaataacttattttccccttttccacaCCTTCCCCACCTATTATTTGTGTCTTTTTATACACTGGCTACACTCTACACCTATTCATTCTCCTTCCAGtcatatctatttttttttccttcaactgTCTTCTTACAGTCATTTGTCCTGCTGATACACACAATCAAAGTAGGATACAATGGAGGGACAAGGGCATGAGTTACATAATTCATTAGAAGTTACTAGCTCTGTAGTTTGTGCACTGTTAAAACAAAGATGTACTTTTGTTAAAACATACAGTATGAGACTCAGAGATCCTAAGCCTTAATGAGTTGCAGGAACATATTTCAAACTGACAATGTAAGTAAGTTGCGTAGGAAGTAAGTTAGTGCTTGCTCTAcaaagaataaattaataatacaTACAAGTTCAAAATAAGACCAAAATAAGAAATTGACATGGATAGGTCTTTTGGTAGGGACAGAGGGAAGAGAGAGCATATTTCTCAGGAACCAGTAGTGTGCAGCCAAGCCTTTCAGATGCAAATTCTGGTAAAAGAAGTTAATAACATCTTCAACAGAAAGCATGAAAGGATCATAGTTTAAATCTcacaattttctgttttcatataGTCTTTACAGAAAAATAGCTGAGTTATCAGCGATTGCAGAACAATCTGAATTTTTGGAGCCATCTGTCAAAGCAAGAAGTTCAGAAAAACTGAATGTCCACCATTCCTGTCTCACATATCCCTCTGTACTTTTTTGGTTTCTCAGACTTTATCTGCCAGCCTCACTATTGCAGCTCACATGGAAGTGCCTTTTGGCAGGCTATCCTAGACAAAACTGACAGGTCGAtgatgatttaaaatattaccGTCTGTCTGCAGATCGGACAGCGGATGGCACCCAGCCATGAGCCATACCTCCAGTAGGCAATAATGCAGGAACCTAGTGAAGGTAAGGTACACACACATTTAAACTCCTCAGATGAAAAATGCATCACCTGAAGTAATATATTTAATGGCAAAGGAAACAACAAAAAGTGTATATAAGCAGTTAGGTTAAATCTACAGTTTCTGATGTGATTTTGTGTACAGCATTCACTGAAGATACCAAGAACTAAAGTCTTCAAATTCAATGCTATTAATGAGAAAACTTCTGAACAGGTTTCACATGAATCAGTAATTTTAAGGCATTATTTCTGGGAAACACAAcaaatttttattcattaaGTGAAgaagcaaataataaaaatttttgcCAGTTTAAAATGTAGAAGTCACAAAAATGTCAAGAGATGTAAAATTTATCCTAAAAACTTGGCTTTATCGTCATCAGTTTCAACAGATGAagacaaatataaaaatgtaagtATTTTATCTGTTTTCCAAACTTgcttgtttttcatttaaacaaCTGGGCATGGTATATGCTAtatacttcaaaaaaaaaacagatggaAGAATTCTACTGGGAACCTGAAGGAGAAGAAGCAAAATGCTACACAGGGTGTCAGTATATAAATATAGCCTcaacaaaccacaaaaccaaacactttAATCAATTTTGCACTTACTTATAATTCTGCAGAActtccaaaaaaaaatattttgtgaaataaacaatattttattatttctaaaacagtttttaaaaaaatggtaCATTCCCAAATGTTCTTCAACATCTTGAGTTTTTTACTAAACTGGAAACAAATTATACTCTTCgacattttaaaagtaaacagTTTCATTCCTGATAGCATAGAAAACAATGCTGCACACTCTTAAAGTAATTGTTTATTCCTAAATGTATTTTCTCAactatttataaaaattatttattttgcagatgCAATGACAAACAGTTAGAAGGAAACAAAGTTTTTATTTAGGATGCCTGAGCTAGTGCCAAAAGTTTTTacttctgttctgtttttaaCTTTGGTGCTAGGAGCTTTTGCTTACCACAGAAGAGATGTCCACAGTTTGTTTCTATAGGAAACGTAGCCTGTTGCAAACAGACTGGACACGACATATCTGTATAGAAGCGATGCCGATCGCCAGCAGAAGCATCCTGCtggaacagcaggaaaacacaaagtGTTGGAGATACTACGTTATATAAGTCTACTGAGttctaaaaaataataaattggtGTTCGTTCACTATAAGTCAAACACAGAACTATGTGAAAtgagaaatatatttaaatgtaaaaattaaacataGTTAAATGCATTGATTCAATAAGCTCGTTCTTGTGACAGGACCATTATTTTCCCTTCATCTGTTAAATAAGTGTGTGCTTCAAACCAGTTAAAGACCACAAAGGAGGAACCTCCTTGGTCCTTCACAATGAGTCAGGTTAGACATGCTAGAGCAGGAATAACAAACTTGGATCTATACTGTTGCTTCATTATCCTAAGTAGTTCTGTCCAGAGCCAGGTAACCAAACTGCGTTGCTTACCAGTTGCAGCACTTAGTGTTTCCAAGCCCAAATACAGATATCAACTTGCGTATGTCACTGTCATGAAAccatttttctccccattttgcCATATTTGTCTTCCATATAAATATGCACTGTCATTATTTCAAGACATATCATGATACAAGACTTTTCAATATTCTCCAAAAGTATAGCATAGACTCTACCTGTTCAACTGGATGCCGTCACAGAATCATTGAATGGTCAGAGCTGGAAGGGCCTTTAAAGATCACTAAGTTCCAACTGTCCTGCCATAAGtagggacaacttccactagaccaggctgctcagagccccatccaaccccgCCTTGAACATTTACAGGGATGAGGCATTcataacttctctgggcagcctgtccccagtgcttcacagaaaagaatttcttccttgcaTCCCCCTAgcttctttcagtttaaaaccactACTCTCTGTCCTGTGACTAAAGGCTTTGCTAAAAAGTTCCTCTCTGTCAGTCTGTGCCTGGCTCCTGTTGCTGTGCCATTGTTCTGCTACACACTGCTTATCAGTCTAAACATCTACCCCGGTCCTCTCTCAGCAAACTGTACTCcagatttcctttcctttaccCTAAAGTTCCCAGGAACATTCCAGGAAGTACACAGCATAATCTAACATACTCCACCTTGTGGCAAAAGCTTATTTGAAAAAAGAACCAGCCAAAATTTAGTTTTAATTCCTTGATGCATCCATTAAAAAAGGGTACATTATCCCATTACTTGATGGATTTTAAGGATGCCTCTGTACAGTAAGTAAGCTCCCATAACTTTCAAGATCATCTTCTTCCAGAACGTCAGAGAAGACTGCAGCATCCCACATCAGAGAGCTGAATGATGCTTGGTACAGCACCTGATCAGTCTGAAGCTGCTGACGAAGAGCTCGCACTAGCTCTTGATTTTCTGGGTGTATGTTCTGATGTTCATTTCTGTGAAAGGAAATACAAGCAATAAAAAGCCCTGTGATCCCACATTGAAAAATAACCCACTGAAACAAATATGAAACCTGAACAAAGGGcaaaaaaacattatttcctGCTAGAAAGGATT is a genomic window of Ammospiza nelsoni isolate bAmmNel1 chromosome Z, bAmmNel1.pri, whole genome shotgun sequence containing:
- the RNF170 gene encoding E3 ubiquitin-protein ligase RNF170 isoform X2; this translates as MASHQAEVQSLKLDNDSVIEGVSDQVLVAVVLSFTFIAALVYTLLRNEHQNIHPENQELVRALRQQLQTDQQDASAGDRHRFYTDMSCPVCLQQATFPIETNCGHLFCGSCIIAYWRYGSWLGAIRCPICRQTVTLFLPLFGEDQQGAAQVFQDVNDYNRRFSGQPRSIMERIMDLPTLLRHAFREMFSVGGLFWMFRIRIFLCLIGALLYLASPLDFLPEALFGILGFLDDFFVIFLLLIYISIMYREVVTQRLNR
- the RNF170 gene encoding E3 ubiquitin-protein ligase RNF170 isoform X4 produces the protein MSCPVCLQQATFPIETNCGHLFCGSCIIAYWRYGSWLGAIRCPICRQTVTLFLPLFGEDQQGAAQVFQDVNDYNRRFSGQPRSIMERIMDLPTLLRHAFREMFSVGGLFWMFRIRIFLCLIGALLYLASPLDFLPEALFGILGFLDDFFVIFLLLIYISIMYREVVTQRLNR
- the RNF170 gene encoding E3 ubiquitin-protein ligase RNF170 isoform X1, producing the protein MASHQAEVQSLKLDNDSVIEGVSDQVLVAVVLSFTFIAALVYTLLRNEHQNIHPENQELVRALRQQLQTDQNSVDLYNVVSPTLCVFLLFQQDASAGDRHRFYTDMSCPVCLQQATFPIETNCGHLFCGSCIIAYWRYGSWLGAIRCPICRQTVTLFLPLFGEDQQGAAQVFQDVNDYNRRFSGQPRSIMERIMDLPTLLRHAFREMFSVGGLFWMFRIRIFLCLIGALLYLASPLDFLPEALFGILGFLDDFFVIFLLLIYISIMYREVVTQRLNR
- the RNF170 gene encoding E3 ubiquitin-protein ligase RNF170 isoform X3, producing the protein MASHQAEVQSLKLDNDSVIEGVSDQVLVAVVLSFTFIAALVYTLLRNEHQNIHPENQELVRALRQQLQTDQDASAGDRHRFYTDMSCPVCLQQATFPIETNCGHLFCGSCIIAYWRYGSWLGAIRCPICRQTVTLFLPLFGEDQQGAAQVFQDVNDYNRRFSGQPRSIMERIMDLPTLLRHAFREMFSVGGLFWMFRIRIFLCLIGALLYLASPLDFLPEALFGILGFLDDFFVIFLLLIYISIMYREVVTQRLNR